TATGTGGATAAAACATTATAAAAAATCTTTATTGTTTAGTTCGCCTCTTTAAGATAAGCCTATTTTGTGCCTAGCTTCAGCACCTAAGCATGCTTTATGCGAGCTTTTGACAACACTTTAGGCTGCAGATTTAGGAGTAAAATAAACTTTCCAACAGGAATATCACTACTCAGAAAAATTCAACAATACTGTGAACTATGCAGCTAATATGTTATAAGAATCAAGGTGCACAACCTGATTTGACCGGGTAACTGGTAGTAAAGGGCACAACTATACCTCCATGTGATGCTATCAGCCTATAACACGGTCTCTGTCGGATTTAGTCTCAAACAAGGTACTAACCAAGTAACATACTGGACCTTGGCTTCCTATTTTCAGCCATATGACTTGTATGTTGCAACCTGACCAACAATGTGTTCTACATAACTACTCCATAAGAGGATTTATTGACAACTCTTCAGCATAACGAAAAAGATACTTATGAAGTCAAAAGGTTTGATCATAGGAGGAAAACAATGCCAGAAAAGTAATTTCGTTTAAAGTTGAGGTTTGACAGGTGATGCCTCATCCGATGCAAAGGTAACATTCATGCGAGAAGGTGAACACGTCCAGAGAAACTTATCTGGTTTCCAGTAAATCTTAAGTATGGAGTTTGAGTCGTTAATTATGAGATGAGAACAAAGTAAAAACATTAATGTGGTTCAAGGAAAAGAAATCAGTACATCTAATACATAATGACAATCTAATAAAAATAAAGCTCCCAAAAACTAAAGATAAAGTAAGATAACTAAGTTTAAGAGCCTGTAATAAAATTTAATCGCTGTATGCTTGGctgcaatttgaagttgaaaaaccATCCAAAACAAAGTTAGCTATAGCATACAAGCATACCTCAAGGTATCAGTAAATGAGTGTACAGCAGCTTTGGATGCACTATAAGCACCTGACCATGGTCCCAGATCCAAAGCAATGCAACCTCCAACATTTACGATTTTCCTTTCTTCTTGGATGCCATGTGAGGAACAACAGATTGAATTAACCTTATCATTTCTAAATATGCTTTCAAACCAAATATGAATGACATTCTAAATATACTTATAcatcaaataaataaaataaacactacTTACTTATGCAATACTATTACCTTCGGGTAAAGTaacatattaaataaaatttCTATTCAAACATGTATGTACCAGCTGCTAAGTTAGTAGCAACATTTGTCTCTACTACATCATCAATTAT
This Nicotiana tomentosiformis unplaced genomic scaffold, ASM39032v3 Un00115, whole genome shotgun sequence DNA region includes the following protein-coding sequences:
- the LOC117276174 gene encoding uncharacterized protein isoform X1; translated protein: MVYYVDDVVNKGWSVAMHLKPRDMYDMGEEVVEDEVYENEPYQEQELEQLFGDGDEYVQLATDHIIDDVVETNVATNLAAERKIVNVGGCIALDLGPWSGAYSASKAAVHSFTDTLRLQHTSHMAENRKPRSSMLLG